CCACGCCCTCCAGGTGCCCTCCTGGGGCGCCTCCAAGGGCGGGCCCCTGGGCGAGGCCGCCCACATGTTCGTCCGTCCGGTGCTGGACGGCGAGAAGGTGGTGGGCCTGTGGGAGTTCGACCCGAAGGCGGACGACGTGGTGTTCCGCACCTTCGCGCCGCTCGCGCCCAAGCGGCGCAAGGCCGTGCAGGCCCTGGCCGAGGAGACGGCCGCGTTCCTGCGAGACGACATCGGCCATGCGCGCAGCTTCAGCCTGGACAACCTGGACTCGGTGCAGAGGCGCGCCGACTTCGTGAAGTCACTGTCGAAGTAGCGCGCGCCCGCGCGGGCTCAGCCCTTGAACATCTCCGTGAAGCGGCGCTGCATCTCCTCGGGAGACACGTCCTCGATGCGGGCGTTGAGGGCCCAGCGATGGCCGAACGGATCTCTCAGGTGCGCCGCGCGGTCGCCGTAGAACTCATCCTTGATGGGGCGCTCCAGGGTGGCGCCCGCGTCGATGGCGCGCTGGGCGGCCACGTCCACGTCGTCGACCCGGAGGTTGAGCGAACACGTCGTGCCCCCCTGACTCTGGGGGCCCGTGATGCCGTACTCCGGATATTCGTCCGCGAGCATCAGCGTCACGCCGCCCAGGGTCATCTCCGCGTGGCCCACGCGGCCGCTCGGCTCGGTCAGGCGGTACTTCTCCCGCGCGCCGAAGGCCCGCGTGTAGAAGTCGAGCGCCGCGGGGGCGTCTTTCACCACCAGCGCGAAGGCGAGCTGGGGGGTATCGGAGGGCTTCGTCTCGGAGGAGGGCGCTTTCTCGTTCATGCGAGGAAGATGCCCTCCCCGGGCCCGGCCGGCTTGTACGAATTTTACCTGGGCGTCGCCTTGACCAGCCGGGACAGCTCCCGGTCCAGGGCGGCGGCGAACTGCTGCCGGTCCTGGGCCGAGTAGCCGTCCGGCCCGCCGGTCGTCACGCCGCTCTCCCGCAGCTCCTGCATGAAGTTCCGGACGGAGAGTCGCTCGGCGACGTTCTCCTCGGTGAAGACCTCACCGCGCGAGTCCAGGACCACCACGCCCTTGGGCACCAGCAGCGCGGCCAGGGGAATGTCCTGGGTGATGGCCAGGTCTCCGGGCTGGGCCTCCTTCGCGATGTGCCGGTCCGCCACGTCGAGCCCGGCTCCGACCTGCACCGTGGACACATAGGCCAGCCGGGGCAGGGAGAGCGCGTGGTTGGCCACGAAGACGGTGTGCACCTTCACGCGCTGGCCAGCACGCAGGAGGATGTCTCGGGCAGGGCCCGGGCAGGCATCGGCATCGACCCAGATTTTCATACGGAGGCCACTATCTCAGGATTCGCGCCAGGGCTCACGGTGGAGTCCTCGGCGCGTGGCTCATCGTGGACTCACACCCTCCGTGATGAGCCCCATCGCGGCCTCCACGCGGGCGCGGTGGCTGCGGCCGGTGCGCACCGCCGTCCCTTCGGCGCCGAGGATGAGCAGGTACTCGCCCTGGGAGAGCGGCTCCAGTTCGCGCACGTGGTCCACGTTGACGAGCACCGAGCGATGGACGCGGACGAAGCGGCGCGGGTCCAGGCGCTCCTCCAGGCGCGTCAGCGTCTCCCGGAGGATGTGTTGCTCGCCGCCGGAGTGGACGCGCACGTAGTTGGCCTCCGACTCCGCGTGGGTGATGGTGGCGCAGTCGATGATGCGGATGCGGCCATCCACCTTCACGGGCAGCCGGCGCAGGGGGGCCTCCGCCATCGCCAGGCCGGTGAGCATCGCCTCCTGCCGGGACACCGCTTCGCTCCGGCGCATCAGCCGGACCTGTTCGCGGGCGCGGGCGAGCGCGGCGCGGAAGCGCTCCCTGTCATAGGGCTTGAGCAGGAAGTCCAGCGCCTGGGCCTCGAAGGCCTGCAAGGCATAGCGCTGCCAGGCGGTGACGAAGACCACCACGGGCAAGGACTCCGGGGGCAGGGTGCGCAGCACCTCGAAGCCATCCCCCGCGGGCATCTCGACATCCAGGAGGAGCACGTCCGGGTTTCGGGCGAGGACCTGCCGCACGGTGTCCGCGCCATTCTCGGCCTCGGCCACCAGCTCCACGTTCGGCTCGGCGGCCAGCAGCGTGCGCAGGCGCTGCCGGGCCAGGGGCTCGTCATCCGCCACCAGGACCTTCAGCGGGAGCGGGCTCTGGGGTTCGGTGCTCACGGTGGGGTCTCGCTCGGAGGCAGGTCGTCCCCCCGCGGGCCGCCGACGGTGACGGGGCCGGAAGAAGATCGGCTCATGCTGCCTCGCTGCTCGTGGCGCGGACCCACGGCACGCGCAGCTCGGCCACGGCGCCACGCGGCGTCGCGGGCTTCAACTCCAGCGCGGCGTGGGGCCCGTAGAGCGTGGCCAGCCGGGCGCGCAGGTTGGACAGTCCCACGCCGCCTCCTCGAGCGGGGCCCTTGTGGGGAGGCCCCACGCCATTGTCCCGCACATGCACGTGCAGCGCGTCGCCCTCGCGCCCGGCGGAGATTTCAATCCGCCCAGGCTCCGCGCGCGGTGCGAGGCCATGCCGGATGGCGTTCTCCACCAGGGGTTGGAGCGCGAGGAACGGAACCCGCGCGTCCATCACGTCCGGGGCCAGCTTCCAATCCACTTCCAGCCGGGAGCCAAAGCGCGTCCGCTCGATGTCCAGGTAGGGCGCCAGCGCCTCCAACTCCTCACGCAGCGTCACCTCCTGGCGCCCGTGGGAGTCCAGGCTGTGCCGCAAGAGGTCGCCCAGCCGCGCGAGCATTCGTTCGGCCGCGTCCGGGTCCGAATGCACCAGCGTCGCCACGGCGTTGAGCGCATTGAAGAGGAAATGCGGCCGGAGCTGGGACGCGAGCGCCTGGAGCCGGGCCTCCGCGAGCTGTGTCTGGAGTTGGTCCGCGCGGCGCTGGCGGACCTGCGCGCGCCGCGCGAGCCCCAGGGCATGCGCTCCGGCCGTCAGCAGGATGTACGGCAGCAGGTTGTTGACCACGCTCTGCGCGAGAACCTCGCGAAGGTGCGGCAGCCGCTGATACCAGCCGATGAGGTCCTGGGTCAGGACGACGAAGGTGGCCCGCCCGAGCACGACCAGCAGCAGCGCGCCCACGTGATAGCGCAGGGGAGAAAGCAGCCGGGCGCGCGTCAGGGGGACCCGTTCGGCCAGCCGCAGGCACATCACGGTGATGGGCACCCACAGCAGCGAGCTGGCCAGGGACATGCGCCACAGCTCGCCCTGGGAGACCTCCGCCTCGCCAATGCGTTGCAGGAGCTGCACCTGGCTCACGGAGATGAAGGCGTCCGCCAGCCACCAGCCAGTGGCGCCCAGCCAGACGGCCCAGGAGGGGAGGGGCGGCACTTCACCCGGCCGCGTTGCGTCCTGCTCATGCATGACGGCGGAGGGTAGCGGGAGCCGGGGACGGCTTGCACGCGAGCGGGGACGAACGGCGCCGGGGCGGGGACGAACCGTTCGCATTCCATGTCTTTTGAACGTCGGAATGCGCCGCGTCACGGGGCCGGCTTGCGAAAGGGCTCGCACGCGCATCTAGGATGGCAGACATGCCATCCCTGCTCCGGCGTGCGGTCCTTCCCTTCGTGCCCATCGCCCTGCTCACCACGGCTTGCGGTACCGACCCCACGGGGGAATGCCGGGGCACTCACCTGGGGGCGCGTGTGAACTGGCCCATCGATACGGAGTACTCCCGGCTGGAGCGTCAGCTCTCCGACCGGCTGGGGATTCGAACCGTTCGGCTCCTCCTGTACTACGCCCCGAACGGGAGCGCGGGCCTGACCGATTTTGGCGCGAACGTGAGGCTGGTGGATAACGCCACCGTCTCCAACGGGCCCGTGACCGTCTTCCTGGACGACAATGGCCGAGGCCGACTGGTGCCCGAGTCGACTTCGCTGGTGGTGGATTGGGAAGGGCTGGTGGGGACCCGCCACGCCTCCGTGGGCACGGGCTATCCCGAGGCGTCGGGCGTGCCGATGGCGGGTTCGGTGACGCTGGTCGAGGTGACCGACGATTTCGCCGCGGGCCACTATGTCTACCATTTCGCGGATGGCAGCGAACTGACGTGTACCTTCAACATCCCGACGCCCGAGCGGGCCGACGGCTGGTGGGATGGGGATGTCGAGTATGACGATGATGACGACGATGATTGAATCCCGCGTCGGCCACGCCTCGTGTAGAACAGACGCATGAACACGGGTGGCTGCTTTTGCGGAGCGGTTCGGTATGAGGTGAGCGCGCCCCTGACGGCGGTGACGTATTGCCATTGTTCGAAGTGCCGGAAGTGGCACGGACACGTCGGG
This genomic window from Myxococcus hansupus contains:
- a CDS encoding LytR/AlgR family response regulator transcription factor, which translates into the protein MSTEPQSPLPLKVLVADDEPLARQRLRTLLAAEPNVELVAEAENGADTVRQVLARNPDVLLLDVEMPAGDGFEVLRTLPPESLPVVVFVTAWQRYALQAFEAQALDFLLKPYDRERFRAALARAREQVRLMRRSEAVSRQEAMLTGLAMAEAPLRRLPVKVDGRIRIIDCATITHAESEANYVRVHSGGEQHILRETLTRLEERLDPRRFVRVHRSVLVNVDHVRELEPLSQGEYLLILGAEGTAVRTGRSHRARVEAAMGLITEGVSPR
- a CDS encoding VOC family protein, encoding MNEKAPSSETKPSDTPQLAFALVVKDAPAALDFYTRAFGAREKYRLTEPSGRVGHAEMTLGGVTLMLADEYPEYGITGPQSQGGTTCSLNLRVDDVDVAAQRAIDAGATLERPIKDEFYGDRAAHLRDPFGHRWALNARIEDVSPEEMQRRFTEMFKG
- a CDS encoding sensor histidine kinase; the protein is MPPLPSWAVWLGATGWWLADAFISVSQVQLLQRIGEAEVSQGELWRMSLASSLLWVPITVMCLRLAERVPLTRARLLSPLRYHVGALLLVVLGRATFVVLTQDLIGWYQRLPHLREVLAQSVVNNLLPYILLTAGAHALGLARRAQVRQRRADQLQTQLAEARLQALASQLRPHFLFNALNAVATLVHSDPDAAERMLARLGDLLRHSLDSHGRQEVTLREELEALAPYLDIERTRFGSRLEVDWKLAPDVMDARVPFLALQPLVENAIRHGLAPRAEPGRIEISAGREGDALHVHVRDNGVGPPHKGPARGGGVGLSNLRARLATLYGPHAALELKPATPRGAVAELRVPWVRATSSEAA
- a CDS encoding YaiI/YqxD family protein; the encoded protein is MKIWVDADACPGPARDILLRAGQRVKVHTVFVANHALSLPRLAYVSTVQVGAGLDVADRHIAKEAQPGDLAITQDIPLAALLVPKGVVVLDSRGEVFTEENVAERLSVRNFMQELRESGVTTGGPDGYSAQDRQQFAAALDRELSRLVKATPR